TCGTTCTTGGCGAACGGGTCAACGGCCGCCCAGATCTCGTGCTCGGCGACAAGGTCCGCGTCAGAGGCGTCGGTGAAGCCCTCCCAGGCGACCTTGCAGCCTGGCCACCGCAGCGTGGCGCCCTCCTTGCGGCAGATGGCGGCGTACACACACAGGCTGCCGACCACGTTCATGGCGCTGCGGGGGGAGAAGCCGAAGATGACGGTGGGGCGGTGCACGGACCAGGTGACGGCGCCGTCGCGGCCGGAGACGTGGTCGAAGAGGACGTCCTCCAGGTCGTAGTAGAAGTTGGGGTGGTCGAGCCGGGGCATGTCCTCGGTGTAGGGCGGGTCGGGGGCCGGGATCTTGCCGATGGCCTCGAAGGGTCCGACATAGTGCTTGCGGCCGGTCTGGAGGCAGACGTGGGCGAGCGCGGGGCAGTTGGGCACAACGACGGAGAGCACGTTGCGGAGCATGCCGGCGTTGACCTCCCGGTTCCGGTCCTCCGTCTCGTGGCTGGACCACGCGGCGTAGAAGACGTGGGTGACGTCGGTGAGCGGCGTCAGGGCGTCCCtgacggcggcggcgtcggcgaggtCGAGCTGGAGGTGCGTGACGGCGGGGGACGGCGGCGGGGTGGACCAGCCCGGCGGCGCGCGGCGCGAGACGGCGTACACCTTCCAGGGCCCGCCCGGGGTGTCGTCGCGGGGCAGGATGTCGAGGAGGGACGTGCCGACGATCCCCGTGGAGCCGAGGATGAGCGCCACGCTCTGGAAGGtgggctccgccgccgccgcccgctcgtCCTGCCGCTTCTTGACCGCGCCCACCGCGCCCGCCCACCACCAGCTCATCGCGGGGGCGGAGTGGATCTGGCGGGAGGGGGGGTTAGGGATTGGCTGCGGGCAGCTTGGTCGTCCCGGGGTCTGGCGCTGGGAGACGGAGAGCGGAGGTGGCCGGCGGAGGCGTCGGGATCGGGCGGTGGGGGGAGGGGAGTGCCGGCTGGATCTGGGGATAATGGGGAGAGAGTGGAGTTGCTGGGGTGCGTTGCGTGGGCGTGGCAACCTGGCTCGATGTGTATGCGCTgtcatttgtcatttttgttggaTCAGATCCACGTGTTCCTGGTGTGGCTTGTTGTCGACGAGCGCTGGACGGTGGAGGAACGATCGGCAAGGAGATCGTTGTCAGCTGTCGTGGCCCGGTGGTGACATCGACGGTCGACGAGGCGCGCATCGTTCtggcaaatttgacaaaaaaaaatcaaatcagAGAATGATCTGCCCGCGAaacgcggctgacctttttgtgtgacgcccgacatGAAGGTGCCATACTACATTGTGCAATGTCTCACAGATAGACGCTACACGTCTGGCCAGCGTTGCACCCCAGACTGCCTAAAAATTGCTAAGTCATTGTGCAGAGCCtaagagctaggcgctgcactgtatagtgtgacgcctagctctcaggcgctgcactagtggttgcactacaaaatgaagcaaccactagtgcaacgcctagaaactaggcgctacactgtatagtgtcagtagtagaaaaagggtcatctgtcccagTTGGTAAGggtcttttgtcccggtttttgaaccggcactaaagggtcgttactaatgccctagccctttattcccggttcttacacgaaccgggacagatgggcctccacgtggccggtgcggcgagcccaggcaggagggcctttggtcccggtaggtggcactaaccgggaccaataggcatccacgcgtcagcatttaaggggctggggtttttgttttttttttgaaggggggggtgttgggggttttggggggttaatttaggtgtttcatatattgtgttagctagctaattaatagagagaagtgtcctctcttatctccgtgcttggtcgacgctacgtactatatacgtatagagaggactagacacgctagctagtaagaaaatgaaggaacagaagatcgtcatgaacatatgcatacagagagaagtgatatcgaccacctctctttctccgagagattggtcgaacaacaagttctcgtatatctatccgacactaccggctacatatatacaataattatctcttacaatataatctcctaattatatatgaacatagggtccacatagtattctccgttttcagcgatcacgtggtcaaggaagaatgccgccaattcctcttgaattgctcgcatacgatctggtgctaggagttcatcccgcatccgaaagatctaatttgaagaagggggtcaatacatatatatatatgaataaatgaaactcaacacaaatgatggtaataaaataaaattgtgaatattattgcttacgcacttcatattgttcgtcagagtagccccgctcacaggtcgtgtggcggatggactcgcaaacgtagtatccacataaatcattcccttgttcctgccacaaccactttacaagaaatagaggtcaatcaaactgataagcaagcatgctaaatggtattgatgaaactagcgcttgaatcactaggagatgcgcggaacatgctactatagtacttactttcgggtgtctaaattgcaggttcttcggcagtcccggagcttttttggtgaattttctccaaaccttgccagacaaagaaaacaattacttgatatcaggaaatgaacaaagttgctgatatggtggataatgatcgatttaacttacttctcgagcatttgagtcatgtccgcatagtcctggggatcttttcctctcgagtctaagacggttactagtccctgctcaagcttaatctctaggagaatatagtggaagttgtgctcgatccggagggctagaaaaaagaagaaagacgagagttaattaatatgtgtacatatcaaaacaatgaatgcatcaattagctagtcaacacaggcttaactaatatatttacctggccggactctgttcggtcaccggagccgtcaccacgggctccttcttgcaccagcattgggtcaccggagccatcataatcatgtctttcctcctccactcttcgatcaccgtagcctgcttcttcaccctgttcttccagaccatcattgtcgttaagatacgacaagacatcacctcgggctaagattatgtcccccaacacctcttctgcttcctcgtctcgtccgtggtccattgtttctgcaaatattacaacatggcaattattacacaaacatgacagcaggtggatatattagtgcaaacgtagacctagcttattccgggtttggggtggcctcggcaacgcttcaagggtaggggcgcggcgggagggggtaggagaccgacatcgtttttttctagggtttgggtgtcctcgagagttttggtcgagcgagagggccggggggtgctcccgtggtataagttatcacggtcgaagttatccgggagggggttatatcgacaacgacgacatacatacatgggaaaataatgttatcggggagggggtaggtcgaacccccccccctcgtgttgaagttatagggacacggggtatatcgacaacgacatatccgataaaaaataagaagacgaagaagaaataaaaagaggagaagaagatattaatagaggagaagattgaagaaaaaaaagaagaagaaaaaagaggagaagaagaaaggaatagaggagaagaagagaaaatagaataaatagaatagaatattctattttctcttctgctcctcttctttttcttcttcttattttcctttttcctctccttcttttttcttcttcttcattatcttcctagctagatatataatacttttctaaaaatgtaacttttgcatatataaaactttttcttcttcttcttccttcttccttctcttcctttttttcctaaatatataaaacttttctaaaaatgaaactaacctaaaatgtacccAAATGtactaaaaatctaacttttatatgcacagagaacatacatacatatatacatttttataaaaatgcaaaaaacaaatcatcatatatatgaacaaaaaatctggaaaaaaaatatcatatatatgaaaaaaaaacgGCGGCCGGACCGAACGTGGCGGCAGCGTGTGGTCGGGGGAGGCCGGGGGCgtggggcggcgtcggggtaggggctcgggccggggcggcgcgtcggggcagggacacgggccggggcggcgcgtcggggcaggcaACGGGCATGGGCAgcaagggcgcggggcggcaacggtgagcacgggcagcctggcggcgtcgatgagtTCGGCGTCGTCGGGGGGCAAATGTTCGATGAAACTGAAAAATTTACAAGTCCTGCTTATATACGGagagcattggtaccggttcatggcagcaaccgagaccaatgccccttttagtcccggttggtgccaccaaccgggaccaaatgtctcttttcagcagcccaaagggcgggaagcggcggcctttggtcccggaagcggcggcctttggtcccggt
The Aegilops tauschii subsp. strangulata cultivar AL8/78 chromosome 3, Aet v6.0, whole genome shotgun sequence genome window above contains:
- the LOC109768392 gene encoding 3-oxo-Delta(4,5)-steroid 5-beta-reductase, producing MTAHTHRARLPRPRNAPQQLHSLPIIPRSSRHSPPPTARSRRLRRPPPLSVSQRQTPGRPSCPQPIPNPPSRQIHSAPAMSWWWAGAVGAVKKRQDERAAAAEPTFQSVALILGSTGIVGTSLLDILPRDDTPGGPWKVYAVSRRAPPGWSTPPPSPAVTHLQLDLADAAAVRDALTPLTDVTHVFYAAWSSHETEDRNREVNAGMLRNVLSVVVPNCPALAHVCLQTGRKHYVGPFEAIGKIPAPDPPYTEDMPRLDHPNFYYDLEDVLFDHVSGRDGAVTWSVHRPTVIFGFSPRSAMNVVGSLCVYAAICRKEGATLRWPGCKVAWEGFTDASDADLVAEHEIWAAVDPFAKNEAFNCSNGDVFKWKQLWPMLAERFGVEWAGYEGEDSRFALADAMTGKEAVWTEILQENELVTTELEEITSWGFVDAMFNIDIEHLDNMNKSKEHGFLGFRNTVNSFNAWIDKMKASKVVP